The following proteins are co-located in the Microbacterium profundi genome:
- a CDS encoding ISL3-like element ISPfr2 family transposase produces MPDATPPAGFGRPDLTAFARLDGLGLSVTGQRLEPDRAVLACRVVEPDQWCRRCGSEGAARDTVIRRLAHEPLGWRPTVLEVVVRRYRCADCGHVWRQDTSAAAEPRAKLSRTGLRWALEGIVVAHLTVARVAEGLGVAWDTANNAVLAEGKRLLINDPKRFEGVKVIGVDEHVWRHTRRGDKYVTVIIDLTPVRDGAGPARLLDMVEGRSKAAFKTWLADRDDAFRDAVEVVAMDGFTGFKTAAAEEIPDAVTVMDPFHVVRLAGDALDRCRRRVQLAIHGHRGFRDDPLYKSRRTLHTGSDLLTDTQSDRLRALFVDDAHVEVEATWGVYQRMIAAYRHQDRQRGRELMEKLITDLSAGVPKVLTELTTLARTLKKRAADVLAYFERPGTSNGPTEALNGRLEHLRGSALGFRNLTNYIARSLLETGGFRPQLLHPRLG; encoded by the coding sequence GTGCCCGACGCTACCCCGCCGGCCGGCTTCGGCCGCCCTGACCTGACCGCCTTCGCTCGACTCGACGGCCTCGGTCTGAGCGTGACCGGACAACGACTTGAACCGGATCGTGCGGTCCTCGCGTGCCGCGTGGTGGAACCAGATCAGTGGTGCCGACGGTGCGGCAGCGAAGGCGCTGCTCGTGACACCGTGATCCGGCGGTTGGCCCACGAGCCGCTGGGCTGGCGACCGACCGTGCTGGAAGTTGTAGTGCGCCGCTACCGCTGTGCAGACTGCGGACACGTGTGGCGCCAAGACACCAGCGCCGCGGCGGAGCCACGCGCGAAGCTCTCGCGCACCGGGCTGCGGTGGGCGCTGGAAGGGATCGTGGTCGCACACCTCACCGTCGCCCGTGTCGCCGAGGGACTCGGGGTCGCGTGGGACACCGCCAACAACGCGGTCCTGGCCGAAGGCAAGCGGCTGCTGATCAACGACCCCAAGCGGTTCGAGGGCGTGAAGGTCATTGGCGTCGATGAGCACGTCTGGCGCCACACCAGGCGTGGCGACAAGTACGTCACCGTGATCATCGACCTCACCCCGGTCCGCGATGGCGCCGGCCCAGCAAGGCTGCTGGACATGGTCGAGGGCCGGTCGAAGGCGGCGTTCAAGACCTGGCTCGCCGACCGCGACGACGCCTTCCGTGACGCGGTCGAGGTGGTCGCGATGGACGGCTTCACCGGGTTCAAGACCGCCGCTGCGGAGGAGATCCCGGACGCGGTCACGGTGATGGATCCCTTCCACGTCGTGCGCCTGGCCGGTGACGCCCTCGACAGGTGCCGGCGCCGGGTCCAACTCGCGATCCACGGGCACCGTGGGTTCAGGGACGATCCGCTCTACAAGTCGCGGCGCACGCTGCACACCGGCTCGGACCTGCTCACCGACACGCAGAGCGACAGGCTACGCGCGCTGTTCGTTGATGACGCTCACGTCGAGGTCGAGGCGACCTGGGGTGTCTACCAGCGCATGATCGCCGCCTATCGCCACCAGGACCGGCAACGTGGCCGCGAGCTCATGGAGAAGCTGATCACCGACCTCAGCGCCGGCGTCCCCAAGGTGCTCACCGAGCTCACCACCCTGGCCCGGACCCTGAAGAAGCGAGCCGCCGACGTGCTCGCCTACTTCGAACGACCCGGCACCAGCAACGGGCCGACCGAGGCACTCAACGGACGGCTCGAACACCTGCGCGGCTCCGCACTCGGGTTCCGCAACCTGACCAACTACATCGCCCGAAGCCTGCTCGAGACCGGCGGCTTCAGACCCCAACTCCTACACCCCCGATTGGGATGA
- a CDS encoding class I SAM-dependent methyltransferase yields MSLEWLQTDLTTWRPSAQYDLVTSAFMHSPVDFPREAILRRAVSAVAPGGRLLVVGHGGFPPMSEHVHDTEIPPFPTPDEVLASLDLPTGWIVEANALIERTVKWRDEKDVVLVDTVLRVRRVD; encoded by the coding sequence ATGAGCCTTGAATGGTTACAGACCGACCTGACGACCTGGCGTCCGTCGGCGCAGTACGACCTCGTGACATCGGCGTTCATGCACTCCCCCGTCGATTTCCCACGGGAGGCCATCCTGCGGCGTGCCGTGTCTGCAGTCGCACCGGGCGGACGGCTGCTCGTCGTCGGACACGGCGGCTTTCCGCCCATGTCTGAGCATGTGCACGACACCGAGATCCCGCCTTTCCCGACTCCCGACGAGGTGCTGGCATCGCTTGATCTGCCCACCGGATGGATCGTAGAGGCGAACGCGCTGATCGAGCGGACGGTGAAGTGGCGTGATGAAAAGGACGTAGTCCTCGTGGACACAGTTCTGCGCGTGCGCCGGGTCGATTAG
- a CDS encoding SPW repeat domain-containing protein: protein MRFIPTKVHGVLDYLVGIALIAAPWLFGFAGVGGPAVVIPIVLGVGLIVYSLFTKYEWGPFGLIPMPVHLVFDIVASLFLALSPWIFGFAGEALNVWLPHVVVGVTVIIVVLFSKTQPGPSANRNS, encoded by the coding sequence ATGCGCTTCATCCCCACCAAGGTTCACGGCGTCCTCGACTACCTCGTCGGCATCGCGCTCATCGCGGCGCCGTGGCTGTTCGGGTTCGCCGGGGTCGGAGGACCTGCCGTCGTCATCCCGATCGTGCTCGGCGTCGGACTGATCGTCTACAGCCTCTTCACGAAGTACGAATGGGGCCCCTTCGGACTCATTCCGATGCCCGTTCACCTCGTGTTCGACATCGTGGCGAGCCTGTTCCTCGCACTCTCGCCCTGGATCTTCGGCTTCGCTGGCGAAGCGCTCAACGTGTGGCTGCCGCACGTCGTGGTCGGCGTCACAGTGATCATCGTCGTGCTGTTCTCCAAGACCCAGCCCGGGCCCAGCGCGAACCGGAACAGCTGA
- a CDS encoding multidrug transporter codes for MSHEEMSKERKREDQLTTAPDATEADAAPRVEVTEREGVTRVDVAEDAAVRPGPGPGMPEADGDSDSA; via the coding sequence GTGTCACACGAAGAGATGAGCAAGGAGCGGAAGCGCGAGGATCAACTCACGACGGCGCCAGACGCCACCGAGGCCGATGCAGCGCCGCGGGTGGAAGTGACCGAACGTGAGGGCGTCACACGGGTGGACGTCGCCGAAGACGCGGCGGTGCGGCCAGGACCGGGCCCGGGGATGCCGGAAGCGGACGGAGATTCCGACTCAGCGTGA
- a CDS encoding DUF1611 domain-containing protein: MHPYTRSTDSRTDADARSLPTLPIGSTAIVYCEAQFAEQDGKTANGLVRHSEKYEILSVIDSHHAGADAGTVLDGVANGIPILASLTEAIAHAGSTPDYLICGVAPADGLLLDAQRVVLLDGVARGMHIINGLHEFLNDDAEFAAAALLAGVTITDVRRPKDKKDLHLFSGRIFDVTCPRIAVLGTDGAVGKRTTATLLVQALNDRGIRAVMVGTGQTTIIQGGRYGVALDALVPQFCSGEVENQVVAAFEGENPDIIIVEGQGALSHPAYLTSAHILRGSRPAGVIVQHAPGRRVLGDFPMMPMPDVASEVALIESFADTRVIGVTVNHENLTDAQITDAIDEIELDLGVPATDPLTRPLSNLVDMVLQAFPELSTALTQRSA, translated from the coding sequence GTGCACCCGTACACCCGTTCAACAGACTCCCGCACAGACGCCGACGCAAGATCGCTTCCGACACTGCCCATCGGTTCGACCGCCATCGTCTACTGCGAGGCGCAGTTCGCCGAACAGGACGGCAAGACCGCCAACGGCCTGGTCCGTCATTCCGAGAAGTACGAGATCCTCAGCGTCATCGACAGCCACCACGCGGGGGCGGATGCCGGGACTGTGCTCGACGGCGTCGCCAACGGCATCCCGATCCTCGCGAGTCTCACGGAAGCCATAGCGCACGCCGGCAGCACGCCGGATTACCTCATCTGCGGCGTAGCGCCAGCGGACGGGCTGTTGTTGGACGCGCAGCGGGTCGTACTGCTCGACGGCGTCGCGCGCGGCATGCACATCATCAACGGCCTGCATGAGTTCCTCAACGACGACGCGGAGTTCGCCGCGGCCGCGCTCCTCGCCGGCGTCACGATAACTGATGTGCGTCGACCCAAGGACAAGAAGGACCTCCATCTCTTCTCCGGGCGGATCTTCGACGTCACCTGCCCGAGGATCGCGGTTCTCGGCACGGATGGCGCGGTCGGCAAGCGGACCACCGCGACGTTGCTCGTCCAGGCGCTCAACGACCGCGGCATCCGCGCCGTCATGGTCGGCACAGGCCAGACCACCATCATCCAGGGTGGCCGCTACGGCGTGGCACTTGACGCGCTGGTGCCGCAGTTCTGCTCCGGCGAGGTCGAGAACCAGGTCGTCGCGGCCTTCGAAGGCGAGAATCCCGACATCATCATCGTCGAAGGTCAGGGCGCGCTCAGCCACCCCGCGTACCTGACCTCAGCGCACATCCTGCGCGGCAGCCGACCGGCGGGCGTGATCGTGCAGCATGCACCGGGCAGGCGCGTGCTCGGCGACTTCCCGATGATGCCCATGCCCGACGTCGCCAGCGAGGTCGCACTCATCGAGTCGTTCGCCGACACCAGGGTGATCGGCGTCACCGTCAATCACGAGAACCTCACGGATGCGCAGATCACGGATGCCATCGACGAGATCGAACTAGATCTGGGGGTTCCCGCGACGGATCCCCTGACGCGCCCGCTGAGCAACCTGGTCGACATGGTGCTGCAGGCGTTCCCTGAACTGTCGACGGCGCTCACGCAGCGATCGGCCTGA
- a CDS encoding type II toxin-antitoxin system PemK/MazF family toxin, whose protein sequence is MTSSKSILSQLADIVLKALTSRTPRSPEKEAGRSRASVTVPNGGDAGQLRGRETVRVDPELITDLQLGYSPAKDDAPDSGEIIWTWVPYEENDGRGKDRPVLVIGRQSADRVYAVRMTSKAHDGDTDYLSIGSGAWDAQGRESWVDIEQLYSVHEGGMRREAAVLKRALYDRVAAALISRYGWAR, encoded by the coding sequence GTGACCTCCTCCAAGAGCATCCTGTCTCAACTCGCCGACATCGTCCTGAAGGCACTGACATCCCGAACGCCCCGCTCTCCTGAGAAGGAGGCGGGGCGTTCGCGTGCGTCTGTCACTGTTCCGAACGGCGGCGACGCGGGGCAGTTGCGGGGGCGCGAGACCGTGCGGGTCGATCCCGAGCTCATCACAGACCTGCAGCTCGGCTACAGCCCTGCGAAGGACGACGCTCCGGATTCCGGCGAGATCATCTGGACGTGGGTTCCCTACGAGGAGAACGACGGTAGGGGCAAGGACCGCCCGGTTCTGGTGATCGGTCGGCAGTCCGCAGACCGCGTGTACGCGGTGCGGATGACGAGCAAGGCACACGATGGGGACACGGACTACCTCTCCATCGGCAGTGGCGCCTGGGATGCACAGGGACGGGAGTCGTGGGTCGACATCGAGCAGCTCTACAGCGTGCACGAGGGCGGGATGCGACGCGAGGCAGCAGTGCTGAAGCGGGCGCTCTACGATCGCGTGGCCGCGGCGCTGATCTCCCGCTACGGATGGGCTCGTTGA
- a CDS encoding ammonium transporter, translating into MDAPGNISWAITATALVLLMTPGVAFFYGGLVKAKSVVSMMMMSFGSIGLVAVLWILFGFSMSAVESPTQFAGNPFADFGLSSLAAGEGSNVALLGVAYGATFAIITVALISGAIADRAKFGSWLIFAGIFATVGYFPIAAWVWGGGWIMNLGTTLFGEDSGIAVIDYAGGTAVHINAGAAALALALVLGKRIGFQKGILKPHNVPLTLLGAALLWFGWFGFNAGAEWLSDDMGGVGLIGLNTLGATAAAILGWILIEKIKDGKPTSVGAASGAVAGLVAITPACANLTPGWSLLLGALAGIVCALAVELKFRLGFDDSLDVVGIHLVGGLLGTIYLGFFASETGLLVGGDARQLAVQLIAALGVLIYSFVVAFIIGFAIQKTIGFRITNEDEIAGVDSVVHGEEGYALVDA; encoded by the coding sequence ATGGATGCTCCCGGCAACATCTCGTGGGCGATCACCGCGACAGCGCTGGTCCTTCTGATGACACCAGGCGTCGCGTTCTTCTACGGCGGTCTCGTCAAGGCGAAGAGCGTGGTCAGCATGATGATGATGAGCTTCGGCTCCATCGGACTGGTCGCGGTGCTCTGGATACTGTTCGGCTTCTCGATGAGTGCAGTGGAGAGCCCGACGCAGTTCGCGGGCAACCCGTTCGCCGACTTCGGTCTGAGCAGTCTCGCAGCCGGTGAAGGGTCGAACGTCGCACTCCTCGGCGTCGCGTACGGAGCGACCTTCGCGATCATCACGGTCGCGCTGATCTCGGGCGCCATCGCGGATCGCGCCAAGTTCGGCAGTTGGCTGATCTTCGCCGGCATCTTCGCCACGGTGGGCTACTTCCCGATCGCCGCCTGGGTCTGGGGCGGTGGCTGGATCATGAACCTCGGCACCACCCTGTTCGGTGAGGACAGCGGCATCGCCGTGATCGACTACGCCGGTGGCACGGCAGTGCACATCAACGCCGGTGCTGCCGCTCTCGCCCTCGCTCTCGTGCTCGGCAAGCGCATCGGATTCCAGAAGGGCATCCTCAAGCCGCACAACGTGCCGCTGACGCTGCTGGGTGCGGCCCTGCTGTGGTTCGGCTGGTTCGGCTTCAACGCGGGTGCGGAGTGGCTGTCCGACGACATGGGCGGTGTCGGCCTGATCGGACTGAACACGCTGGGTGCGACGGCTGCCGCCATCCTCGGCTGGATTCTCATCGAGAAGATCAAGGACGGCAAGCCCACCTCGGTCGGTGCCGCCTCCGGTGCGGTCGCAGGTCTGGTCGCCATCACTCCGGCCTGCGCCAACCTGACTCCGGGCTGGTCGCTGCTGCTCGGCGCCCTCGCCGGTATCGTGTGTGCTCTCGCGGTCGAATTGAAGTTCCGACTCGGCTTCGACGACTCGCTCGACGTCGTCGGCATCCACCTCGTCGGCGGTCTGCTGGGCACGATCTACCTGGGCTTCTTCGCTTCGGAGACCGGATTGCTCGTCGGCGGCGACGCTCGTCAGCTCGCGGTTCAGCTGATCGCCGCACTGGGTGTGCTGATCTACTCGTTCGTCGTCGCCTTCATCATCGGCTTCGCGATTCAGAAGACGATCGGCTTCCGCATCACGAACGAGGACGAGATCGCCGGTGTCGACTCGGTCGTCCACGGTGAAGAAGGGTACGCGCTGGTCGACGCCTGA
- the zapE gene encoding cell division protein ZapE has protein sequence MTDTTSPDVAHLTERQPVVTGPEMLASLVPPPQFDDATFESYRSDAEFPSQAASKALLAKFAGRGAPVKRGGLFSRAKKEPELKPGVYLDGGFGVGKTHLLASIYHAMPARRKYFGSFIEYTALVGALGYRNTVDLLRGADLICIDEFELDDPGDTMVMTRLLGELVSTGTRLAATSNTPPNALGEGRFAAQDFLREIHAMSDSFETIRIDGVDFRQRALDGHAVALDDAAYSQRIAAASGTASDDVFGDVIRHLAKVHPSRYIRLIDGLSLVGLRDVQVLTDQSEALRFVAFVDRVYDAQLPIVATGVSLDQVFAEEMLGGGYRKKYLRAISRLNALTHSAQQPSIA, from the coding sequence ATGACCGACACGACCAGCCCTGACGTCGCGCACCTCACCGAGCGCCAGCCGGTGGTCACCGGACCCGAGATGCTCGCGAGTCTGGTGCCGCCCCCGCAGTTCGACGACGCGACGTTCGAGAGCTATCGCTCGGATGCCGAGTTCCCCTCCCAGGCTGCGTCGAAGGCATTGCTGGCGAAGTTCGCAGGGCGCGGAGCGCCCGTCAAGCGCGGAGGCCTCTTCAGCCGTGCGAAGAAGGAGCCCGAGCTGAAGCCTGGCGTCTACCTGGATGGTGGCTTCGGCGTCGGCAAGACCCATCTGCTCGCATCGATCTACCACGCGATGCCGGCACGGCGGAAGTACTTCGGCTCGTTCATCGAGTACACCGCTCTCGTCGGAGCGCTCGGCTACCGCAACACCGTTGACCTTCTCCGCGGTGCTGATCTGATCTGCATCGACGAGTTCGAACTCGACGATCCGGGTGACACGATGGTGATGACGAGGCTCCTCGGAGAGCTGGTGAGCACGGGCACCCGCCTCGCCGCCACCTCGAACACCCCGCCGAATGCCCTCGGCGAGGGCCGCTTCGCCGCACAGGACTTCCTCCGCGAGATCCACGCGATGTCGGACAGCTTCGAGACCATCCGCATCGACGGAGTCGACTTCCGCCAGCGTGCGCTGGACGGTCATGCCGTCGCGCTGGACGATGCCGCGTACTCCCAGCGCATCGCGGCTGCATCGGGGACGGCATCCGATGATGTCTTCGGAGATGTCATCCGTCACCTGGCCAAGGTGCACCCGTCTCGGTACATCCGGTTGATCGACGGACTGTCGCTCGTCGGCCTCCGCGACGTGCAGGTGCTCACCGATCAGTCGGAGGCGCTGCGCTTCGTCGCGTTCGTCGACCGCGTCTACGACGCGCAGCTTCCGATCGTCGCGACCGGTGTGAGCCTCGATCAGGTCTTCGCGGAAGAGATGCTGGGCGGTGGATACCGCAAGAAGTATCTTCGCGCCATTTCCAGGCTCAACGCACTCACACATTCTGCGCAGCAGCCCAGCATCGCGTAA
- a CDS encoding sulfurtransferase: protein MTIEFDSSSEKFAEYAEPGRLVTTEWLAAHLGEPGLVVVESDEDVLLYETGHIPGAVKVDWHTELNDPVVRDYVDGEGFAALLSRKGISRDDTVVIYGDKNNWWAAYALWVFSLFGHEDVRLLDGGRDRWIDEGREITTDRTEATPTEYPIVERDDSALRAYKDDVVAFIGSGPLIDVRSPEEYSGERTTAPAYPDEGALRAGHIPTAQSVPWAKAVAEDGGFRTRAELDAIYRDGAGLNDSDDVVAYCRIGERSSHTWFVLKHLLGFENVRNYDGSWTEWGSAVRVPIVTGNEPGTL, encoded by the coding sequence GTGACCATCGAGTTCGATTCCTCATCCGAGAAGTTCGCCGAGTACGCCGAGCCAGGACGGCTCGTCACCACCGAATGGCTTGCAGCACACCTCGGCGAGCCTGGTCTGGTCGTCGTCGAATCCGACGAGGACGTGCTCCTCTACGAGACGGGTCACATTCCGGGCGCCGTGAAGGTCGACTGGCACACCGAGCTCAACGACCCCGTCGTGCGCGACTACGTCGACGGAGAGGGCTTCGCCGCTCTGCTCAGCCGCAAGGGCATCTCCCGCGACGACACCGTCGTGATCTACGGCGACAAGAACAACTGGTGGGCGGCATATGCGCTCTGGGTCTTCTCGCTCTTCGGCCACGAGGACGTGCGCCTCCTCGACGGTGGGCGCGACCGCTGGATCGATGAAGGTCGCGAGATCACCACCGACCGCACCGAGGCGACGCCGACCGAGTACCCGATCGTCGAGCGCGACGACTCGGCTCTGCGCGCCTACAAAGACGACGTCGTCGCCTTCATCGGCAGCGGACCCCTCATCGACGTCCGCTCCCCAGAGGAGTACAGCGGTGAGCGCACCACTGCTCCGGCGTACCCGGACGAAGGGGCACTGCGGGCTGGGCACATCCCCACCGCACAGAGCGTGCCGTGGGCGAAGGCCGTCGCAGAAGACGGCGGCTTCCGCACCCGCGCGGAACTCGACGCGATCTACCGCGACGGAGCGGGTCTCAATGACAGCGACGACGTCGTGGCCTACTGCCGCATCGGTGAGCGCTCCAGCCACACCTGGTTCGTGCTCAAGCACCTGCTCGGGTTCGAGAACGTGCGCAACTACGACGGATCCTGGACGGAGTGGGGCAGCGCGGTGCGTGTGCCGATCGTCACCGGCAACGAGCCAGGTACCCTCTGA
- a CDS encoding SufE family protein, whose protein sequence is MSTTHVPDPLAEIRDDFLELPEDERLQLLLEFSNELPEVSEEVANHPEMYERVAECQSPVYIYVEVHDDVVTMHATAPPEAPTTRGFASILVQGITGLTADEVLAIPDDFPQSIGLTRAVSPLRIGGMTGMLMRVKRQVVQKR, encoded by the coding sequence ATGAGCACCACACACGTTCCTGACCCGCTCGCGGAGATCCGCGACGATTTCCTCGAGCTCCCGGAGGACGAGCGCCTTCAGCTGCTGCTGGAGTTCTCCAACGAGCTCCCAGAGGTGTCGGAGGAAGTCGCGAACCATCCGGAGATGTACGAGCGCGTCGCAGAGTGCCAGTCGCCCGTGTACATCTACGTCGAAGTCCACGACGACGTCGTCACGATGCATGCGACAGCGCCGCCTGAGGCTCCGACGACACGCGGTTTCGCCAGCATCCTCGTGCAGGGCATCACCGGTCTGACGGCCGACGAAGTACTCGCCATCCCCGACGACTTTCCTCAGTCGATCGGTCTGACCCGCGCGGTCTCACCGCTGCGCATCGGCGGGATGACGGGGATGCTGATGCGCGTCAAGCGGCAGGTCGTTCAGAAGCGCTGA
- a CDS encoding alpha/beta hydrolase family protein: MKSLRHAVALLVPALIAMLTAAAAFLVFAIARRVVTPSVRAADTDILAVDTGAQTIELSRTPDTELPGRYGLFTTGTYGYVKLGSVLSADSTKVRRKLLTHIETGAKIDRAAGFSGWYYSTPSELHLPWDDVLIGSPAGPCPAWLFPAESSTWVIQVHGRGVTRAECLRAVPVFHSLGMPNLVVSSRNDGEAPRSKGGSYALGASEWRDVDAAISYALRHGATQVLLMGWSMGGAIALQTAVSSAHREAIIGLVLDSPVVDWRNVLRFQAREEGIRDPFPALAMNALSSPLTARLSGSEFVIPFDKLDMVARADELTVPILILHSEDDGFVPADASHALAEARPDLVTMPRFTGARHTKIWNYDQIGWTATITDWMAANGFSRPA, from the coding sequence ATGAAGAGTCTCAGGCACGCCGTTGCACTGCTGGTCCCTGCGCTGATCGCGATGCTCACCGCCGCGGCAGCATTCCTCGTGTTCGCCATCGCCCGCAGGGTCGTCACGCCATCCGTCCGTGCCGCCGACACCGACATCCTCGCCGTCGACACCGGGGCGCAGACCATCGAGCTGTCCCGCACACCCGACACGGAACTGCCTGGGCGCTACGGTCTGTTCACGACCGGCACTTACGGCTATGTGAAGCTCGGCTCGGTGTTGAGCGCGGACTCCACCAAGGTGCGCCGGAAACTGCTCACGCACATCGAGACCGGCGCCAAGATCGATCGCGCCGCCGGTTTCAGCGGCTGGTACTACTCGACGCCGAGTGAATTGCACCTCCCATGGGACGACGTGCTGATCGGCTCTCCCGCCGGCCCGTGTCCTGCGTGGCTGTTCCCCGCCGAATCATCGACGTGGGTGATCCAGGTGCACGGACGAGGTGTCACCCGCGCAGAATGCCTTCGGGCCGTGCCGGTGTTCCATTCCCTCGGAATGCCGAACCTCGTGGTCTCGTCCCGGAACGACGGGGAAGCGCCGCGAAGCAAGGGCGGCTCGTACGCGCTCGGAGCCTCGGAATGGCGTGACGTGGATGCGGCGATCTCCTATGCACTGCGCCACGGGGCGACGCAGGTGCTGCTGATGGGATGGTCGATGGGCGGCGCGATCGCGCTGCAGACCGCGGTCTCGTCGGCCCACCGCGAAGCGATCATCGGGCTCGTGCTCGATTCCCCTGTGGTCGACTGGCGAAACGTGCTGCGTTTCCAGGCGCGCGAGGAGGGCATCCGCGATCCGTTCCCCGCATTGGCGATGAACGCACTGTCATCGCCGCTGACCGCGCGACTGTCCGGCTCGGAGTTCGTGATCCCCTTCGACAAGCTCGACATGGTCGCGCGCGCCGACGAGCTCACGGTTCCGATCCTCATCCTGCACAGCGAGGATGACGGCTTCGTGCCGGCCGATGCCTCCCACGCCCTCGCCGAGGCGCGTCCTGACCTCGTCACGATGCCGCGTTTCACCGGGGCACGGCACACGAAGATCTGGAACTACGATCAGATCGGCTGGACGGCGACGATCACCGACTGGATGGCGGCGAACGGCTTCAGTCGTCCTGCATGA
- a CDS encoding DUF3000 domain-containing protein, with product MSAHPDAGAHFERAAAELRDTVFRDDIVIREIPSPQGLAPFSIALAADVRPDDHGDSIYGTGRFVLLHDPDAPPAWGGAWRIVTFAQAPLEPEIGTDPLLADVTWSWLVDALDSRDASYHSASGTATKTLSKGFGALAEEGDGAQIELRSSWTPEEPFRPHVEAWAELVGMLAGLPPGSENIAVFGARKAGRD from the coding sequence GTGAGCGCACATCCCGATGCCGGAGCGCATTTCGAACGTGCCGCAGCCGAGCTGCGCGACACGGTCTTCCGAGACGACATCGTGATCCGCGAGATCCCCTCCCCGCAGGGCCTCGCACCGTTCTCGATCGCTCTCGCAGCCGACGTCCGCCCCGACGACCACGGTGACTCGATCTACGGCACCGGACGGTTCGTCCTGCTGCATGATCCCGATGCCCCGCCCGCATGGGGCGGAGCATGGCGGATCGTGACGTTCGCCCAGGCGCCCCTCGAGCCGGAGATCGGCACCGATCCCCTCCTCGCGGATGTGACGTGGTCATGGCTCGTGGACGCTCTAGATTCTCGGGATGCCTCGTACCACTCCGCGTCCGGCACGGCGACGAAGACTCTCTCGAAGGGCTTCGGTGCGCTGGCTGAGGAAGGCGACGGAGCCCAGATCGAACTACGATCTTCTTGGACGCCGGAAGAACCGTTCCGACCGCACGTGGAAGCATGGGCCGAGCTCGTCGGCATGCTCGCCGGTCTCCCGCCCGGCTCAGAGAACATCGCCGTGTTCGGCGCACGAAAGGCAGGGCGTGACTGA
- a CDS encoding ribonuclease D, whose protein sequence is MTEYRVIDDPIEFQAACRSLAAGSGSVAVDVERASGFRYSQRAYLVQVFRRGAGVFLFDPPAIGDFAALQNAIGDVEWVLHAASQDLPSLRELELEPATIFDTELAARLLGHERVGLAAVVEDTLGITLKKEHSAADWSTRPLPDAWLDYAALDVLHLVDVRDVIATELEEQGKTDFAAQEFAATLAQPPRPPREDPWRRLSGLHQVKGARGLAVARSLWEAREEFAQQQDTSPGRLVPDRSLVAAVLANPQSKQALAGVQAFNGRASRSQLDRWWDAIVRGREAPAVPRERGHSDALPPARAWSERNPEADARLKLARPVVEARAEELGMPTENLLKPETLRRVAWAPPELTADAVGAALADLGARPWQIEQTAQKIVDAFVEAGQSADQPAASES, encoded by the coding sequence GTGACTGAGTACAGAGTCATCGACGACCCGATCGAGTTCCAGGCGGCCTGCAGATCGCTGGCCGCGGGCTCAGGATCTGTCGCGGTCGACGTCGAACGGGCATCAGGGTTCCGCTACTCGCAGCGCGCATATCTCGTGCAGGTGTTCCGCCGCGGCGCTGGCGTCTTCCTCTTCGATCCGCCGGCGATCGGCGACTTCGCCGCGCTGCAGAATGCGATCGGCGACGTCGAGTGGGTACTCCATGCCGCCAGCCAGGACCTGCCGTCGCTGCGCGAGCTCGAACTCGAGCCGGCGACGATCTTCGACACCGAGCTCGCCGCACGCCTGCTCGGCCACGAACGCGTCGGCCTCGCAGCAGTGGTGGAGGACACCCTCGGCATCACGTTGAAGAAGGAGCACTCCGCCGCCGACTGGTCGACGCGCCCGCTGCCCGACGCGTGGCTCGACTACGCAGCGCTCGACGTTCTGCATCTCGTCGACGTGCGCGACGTCATCGCGACCGAACTCGAGGAGCAGGGTAAGACCGACTTCGCAGCGCAGGAGTTCGCCGCCACGCTCGCACAGCCGCCCCGGCCGCCGAGAGAAGACCCCTGGCGCCGCCTGAGCGGTCTGCATCAGGTGAAGGGCGCCCGCGGACTCGCTGTCGCCAGGTCGCTGTGGGAGGCGCGCGAAGAATTCGCGCAGCAACAGGACACATCTCCAGGGCGCCTCGTTCCCGACCGGTCGCTGGTCGCCGCGGTCCTCGCGAACCCGCAGAGCAAGCAGGCACTCGCCGGCGTCCAGGCGTTCAACGGGCGCGCCAGCAGGTCTCAGCTCGACCGGTGGTGGGACGCGATCGTCAGGGGGCGCGAGGCTCCAGCGGTGCCCCGCGAGCGGGGACACAGCGACGCTCTGCCTCCCGCGAGGGCCTGGAGCGAGCGGAATCCTGAGGCCGACGCGCGCCTCAAACTCGCGCGTCCGGTCGTGGAGGCCCGCGCCGAAGAACTCGGAATGCCGACGGAGAACCTGCTGAAGCCCGAGACGCTTCGGCGGGTCGCATGGGCTCCCCCCGAGTTGACGGCGGATGCCGTCGGCGCGGCCCTGGCAGATCTCGGCGCGCGGCCGTGGCAGATTGAGCAGACTGCACAGAAGATCGTGGATGCCTTTGTAGAAGCCGGTCAATCGGCAGATCAGCCCGCCGCGTCCGAGTCGTAG